The following are from one region of the Capsicum annuum cultivar UCD-10X-F1 chromosome 1, UCD10Xv1.1, whole genome shotgun sequence genome:
- the LOC124897202 gene encoding uncharacterized protein LOC124897202 — translation MAYLIPEASKSSKLPVKNFIKNGKWNTDKLKTILSNHIAEHINTIGIGNSNLKDQVFWDLTNYGKYSNKTAWNLVRFRNTKQPLINKVWHNSIPFKMSFLAWRIWKRKVPFEDVILKFGKHLDSKCYCCTVARDQTIDHVFSQGTITSKVWNLFVSPLGIKHSHLSVRHVINFWYGNQKKFRIYKLENLVGRSLQMAIHNTFQKYNLILPWKDICQDMYKLNPVIKTQVVCWQKPDTGSTKLNTDGSFNNNNGKAGLGGALRYDNGDLIMAFSIKAHCNNHNIAEAKAAWYGINWCLQNGYNNFTIESDSTVITDMLKNKKASNFRLNKIIQDTTELLRQATVKHTYC, via the exons ATGGCTTATCTAATTCCTGAAGCGTCTAAGAGCTCTAAACTCCCCGTCAAGAATTTCATCAAGAATGGTAAATGGAACACTGATAAGCTTAAAACGATTCTGTCAAACCATATCGCTGAGCATATCAACACTATTGGCATTGGCAACTCAAATTTAAAGGATCAAGTTTTTTGGGACCTCACAAATTACGGGAAGTACTCTAACAAGACTGCCTGGAATTTGGTAAGGTTTAGAAATACTAAACAACCTCTCATCAATAAGGTTTGGCACAATTCTATTCCTTTTAAAATGTCTTTTCTTGCTTGGAGAATTTGGAAAAGGAAAGTTCCTTTTGAGGATGTTATTTTGAAGTTTGGAAAACATTTAGATTCTAAATGTTATTGTTGTACAGTTGCCCGTGATCAAACTATAGATCATGTCTTTAGTCAAGGCACAATAACGAGTAAAGTTTGGAATCTATTTGTTTCTCCTCTTGGCATCAAACATTCTCATTTGTCTgttagacatgttattaatttttg GTatggaaatcaaaagaaatttagAATATACAAGTTGGAGAATTTAGTGGGAAGGTCTTTACAAATGGCTATTCATAACACCTTTCAGAAATACAACCTAATTCTGCCTTGGAAAGACATTTGCCAAGATATGTATAAGCTTAATCCTGTCATCAAAACTCAAGTGGTTTGTTGGCAGAAACCAGACACGGGTAGCACAAAGCTAAATACTGATGGAAGCTTCAATAATAACAACGGGAAAGCAGGATTAGGCGGAGCTCTGAGATATGATAATGGAGATCTGATCATGGCGTTTTCTATTAAAGCTCATTGCAACAACCACAACATTGCTGAAGCCAAGGCGGCATGGTACGGGATAAATTGGTGCTTACAAAATGGGTATAACAATTTTACAATAGAATCGGATTCTACAGTGATCACTGACATGCTTAAGAATAAGAAGGCGAGCAACTTCAGATTGAACAAAATCATACAAGACACAACAGAGCTTCTTAGACAAGCAACTGTCAAGCATACCTATTGCTAA